A segment of the Chryseobacterium scophthalmum genome:
GGCAAAAGATACTCCTGCATTTATCGCCAATAGAATCGGGGTTTTCTCAATGATGGATTTGCTTCATAATGTTCAGAAATTAGGTTTAAATGTTTCTGATGTAGATAAATTGACAGGTCCGGTTATCGGGCGTCCAAAATCTGCGACGTTCAGAACAGCCGATGTTGTAGGTTTAGATACTTTGGTAATGGTTGCAAACGGTGTTCGCCAAAGCGGTGCTGAAACGAATGATTTCAACAATGTTTTTGCCCTTCCTGATTATATTCAGAAAATGGTAGACAACAAATGGTTGGGTTCAAAAACCGAGCAAGGTTTCTATAAAAAAGTGAAAGGCGCAGACGGAAAATCTGAAATTCACGGGCTAAATCTTGATACTTTAGAATACGAACTTCAAGGAAAATCTTCTTTCCCGACTTTAGAATTAACTAAGAATATCGACAAACCAATTGACAGATTTAAAATCTTAATTGGTGGAAAAGACAAAGCTGGAGAGCTTTACAGAAAATCTTTAGGAGCATTATTCGCTTATGTTTCGCATAAAGTTCCTGAAATTTCCGACGAAGTTTACAAAATCGACGATGCAATGAGAGCTGGTTTCGGTTGGGAAAATGGTCCATTTGAAATTTGGGATGCTGTTGGTGTTCAAAAAGGTGTTGAATTGGCTACAGAAGCCGGTTACGAAGTTTCAGACTGGGTTAAAAATGTAGAGTCATTCTATAAAGTAAATGAAGATGGACAAAGCATTTATGTTGATAAAAATTCTGGAGAATACAACAAAATTCCTGGGCAAGATGCTTTTATTATTTTAGATAATATCAGAAAAAATAAGACACTTTGGAGCAATTCAGGTTCTTCAATTGAAGATTTAGGCGACGGAATTATCAATTTTGAAATCCGTTCTAAAATGAATTCTTTAGGTGGCGAAGTTTTAGATGGATTAAACAGAGCGATTGATTTAGCTGAAAAAGAATATGATGGATTAGTGATTGGAAATCAAGGCACAAATTTCTCTGTTGGAGCGAATTTAGCGATGATTTTAATGATGGCGATCGAGCAAGATTGGGATGATTTGAATATGGCAATTGCTTATTTCCAAAAATCGATGATGAGAGTTCGTTACTCTTCTATTCCTGTTGTCGTTGCTCCTCACGGAATGACTTTAGGTGGTGGTTGCGAAATGACAATGCATGCAGACCGAGTGGTTGCAGCTGCAGAAACTTACATCGGATTGGTAGAAACCGGAGTTGGTGTAATTCCTGGTGGTGGCGGAACAAAAGAATTTGCTTTGAGAACTTCAAGAGAATTCCACAGTGACGATGTGAAAAACAACCGTCTTCGTGAAGCTTTTATGAATATTGCTATGGGAAAAGTGGCAACTTCAGCCTACGAAGCTTACGACATGGGAATTCTTGAAAAAGGAAAAGATATCGTAGTCGTTGACAAAAAACGTCAGATCGCAGAAGCTAAAAAAGTTGCAAAATTATTGGCTGAACAAGGGTATACTCAACCTATCGAGCAAACGGTAAAAGTTCTTGGTAAAGACGCTCTTGGAATGTTCTACGTAGGAACTGACCAAATGTTAACAGGAAACTTCATCTCTGCACACGACAAAAAGATTGCAGATAAATTAGCCAACGTTTTAGTAGGTGGAAATCTTTCTGAACCAACTGTTGTGACCGAACAATACTTATTGAATCTCGAAAGAGAAACTTTCTTACAACTTTGTGGTGAAAGAAAAACCTTGGAGAGAATTCAGTTTATGTTACAGAAAGGAAAACCGTTGAGAAATTAGATTTCTTGTAAAATGTAAAAAGTATTAATGTATTAACGATGCATAACTTTAGAGATTTAGAAGTTTGGACAAAATCGATGAAACTTTGTAAAATATTTTACTCGGCTTCTAACAATTTTCCAAAAGACGAAATGTTCGGTTTGACTTCCCAGTCAAGAAGAAGTTTATATTCAATTCCTTCAAACATCGCTGAAGGTGCAGGTCGAGATACAAATGCCCAATTTTCACATTTTTTGAATATTGCATTAGGTTCTTCTTTTGAATTTGAAACACAAATCTTAATTGCTAATGATTTAGGTTTCTTAAAAATTGATGATTTTAATATTATATATTCACAAATCAAACACATTCAAAACATGTTGGCAAAATTGAAGCAGAAATTTAATACTTAAGCATTTTAATCATAAATACATTTTACATTAATACATTAATACAACAAAATGAAACAAGCATATATAGTAAAAGGATTTAGAACAGCGGTAGGAAAAGCGCCAAAAGGCTCCCTTCGTTTTACTCGTCCTGATGTAATGGCGGCAACCGTAATTGAAAAATTAATGGCTGAACTTCCGCAATTAGACAAAAACAGAATCGATGACCTTATCGTAGGAAATGCGATGCCGGAAGCTGAACAAGGCTTAAATGTGGCTCGTTTGATTTCATTGATGGGTTTAAATACCGATAAAGTTCCTGGAGTTACCGTAAACAGATATTGTGCATCAGGAAGTGAGGCGATTGCGATTGCTTCTGCAAAAATTCAGGCAGGAATGGCTGATTGTATCATTGCAGGAGGTACAGAATCAATGTCTTACATTCCGATGGGCGGTTACAAACCGGTTCCTGAAACGGATATTGCCAAAACAAATCCTGATTATTATTGGGGAATGGGTTACACAGCGGAAGAAGTTGCAAAACAATATAATATCACAAGAGAAGAACAAGACCAGTTTGCTTTTGAATCTCATATGAAAGCTTTAAAAGCGAATGCGGAAGGAAAATTTGCCAACCAGATTGTTTCGATTCCTGTTGAATACAATTTCCTGGATGAAAATCAAAAAATGCAGACTAAGAAGTTTGATTTTTCAGTAGATGAAGGCCCAAGAGCAGATACTTCTTTGGCTGGTTTATCTAAACTAAGACCAGTTTTCGCCAACGGAGGAAGCGTAACTGCAGGAAACTCTTCTCAGATGAGTGACGGAGCGGCTTTTGTAATGGTAATGAGTGAAGAAATGGTGAAAGAATTAGGTCTTGAACCGGAAGCAAGATTGGTTGCTTATGCAGCTGCAGGTCTAGAGCCAAGAATCATGGGAATGGGGCCCATTTATGCAATTCCAAAAGCTTTAAAACAGGCAGGTTTAGAATTAAAAGATATAGAATTAATCGAATTAAACGAAGCATTTGCATCACAATCTGTTGCCATCAAAAAAGAATTAGGTTTAAATCCTGATATTCTTAATGTAAATGGAGGAGCAATTGCTCTCGGTCACCCACTTGGTTGTACTGGAACAAAATTAACCGTTCAACTTCTCGATGAAATGAGAAAACGCGGAAACAAATACGGAATGGTTTCTATGTGTGTGGGAACAGGCCAAGGAGCAGCGAGTATCTTTGAGTTACTTTAATTAATTATAGATTTTAAATTATAAATTATAGATGAAATGAGTTTCAGGGAAGATAATTTGATTCAGATAAAAACATTCGAATTTTCATTAAGGATTATTAAATTTTATACTCAATGTAAAACTCAAAATGAATTTATTTTATCTAAACAAATTCTTCGCTGTGGAACTTCTATTGGCGCAAATGTAGAAGAAGCAATTGCAGCACAATCAAAAAAAGATTTTATTTCAAAACTTTCAATTGCAAATAAAGAAGCTAGGGAAACTAGATATTGGTTAAGGCTTTATCAATCTTCAAATTTGGTTCAAATTGAAATTTATTCTTACTTAAAAGAAATTGAAAGCATCATTAATATTTTGACTAAAATCATTAAAACTTCATCTGAAAATTTATAACTGAGATCTAATTTAAAATTTATAATCTAAAATTTAAAATAAACATAATGAGCAATATAGTAAAAGGCGGTGAGTTCCTAATCAAAGAAATTCCTGCAAACGAAATTTTCAGTCTTGAAGAACTGAGTGAAGAGCAAAAAATGCTTCGTGATTCTGCGAAAGAATTTATAGATAGAGAGGTGATCCCGCACCACGATCGTTTTGAGAAAAAAGATTATGCATTGACAGAAGAAACAATGCGCAATTTGGGCGAAATGGGATTATTAGGAATTACTGTTCCTGAAGAATACGGCGGTCTTGGAATGGGATTCGTGAGTACGATGTTGGCTTGCGATTACGTTTCAGGAGGAAATGGTTCATTAGCAACAGCTTATGGAGCGCACACCGGAATCGGAACATTGCCAACTCTTCTTTACGGAAGTGAAGAATTGAAAAAGAAATATCTTCCGGATTTAGCTACAGGAACAAAATTCGGAGCGTATTGTTTAACGGAACCAGACGCAGGTTCTGATGCAAACTCTGGAAAAACAAGAGCGAAATTATCAGAAGATGGAAAGCATTATATCATCAACGGACAGAAAATGTGGATTTCAAATGCAGGTTTTGCTGATACGTTTACTTTTTTTGCTAAAATTGATGATGATAAAAACATCACCGGTTTCGTAATCAACCGTTCAGAATTGGAGAACCCTGAAAGCTTAACTTTTGGTGAAGAAGAGCACAAATTAGGTATTCGTTCGTCTTCTACACGTCAGGTTTTCTTCAATGACATGAAAATTCCTGTAGAAAATATGTTGGGTGAAAGAAATAACGGTTTCAAGATCGCTTTGAATGCATTAAATGTTGGTAGAATTAAATTAGCCGCAGCAAACCTTGACGGACAAAGAAGAATCTTAAATCACTCTATTCAATATTCAAACGAAAGAAAACAATTTGGAGTTTCTATTTCAACTTTCGGAGCGATCAGAAAGAAAATTGCTGAAATGTCGACTGGAGTTTTCGTAAGTGAAGCTGGATCTTACCGTTTAGCAAAAAATGTTGAAGATAAAATTACGGAATTGGTTGCAGGCGGAATGGATCATCAACAAGCTGAATTGAAAGGTGTTGAAGAATTCGCTGTAGAAGCTTCTATTCTTAAAGTTTTCGTATCAGATCTTACTCAAAATACTGCAGATGAAGGAATTCAAATCTATGGTGGAATGGGATTCTCAGAAGATACTCCAATGGAATCTGCATGGAGAGATGCTAGAATCGGTAGAATTTACGAAGGAACGAACGAAATCAACAGACTTCTTGCTGTTGGAATGTTGATAAAAAGAGCAATGAAAGGTGAATTAGATTTACTTTCTCCTGCAATGGCAATCAGCAAAGAATTAATGGGAATTCCGTCATTTGAAGTTCCTGATTATTCTGCATTCATGAGTGAAGAAAAAGCAATTATTGCAAATCTTAAGAAAGTATTCTTAATGGTTTCGGGAGCTGCGCTTCAAAAATATATGATGGATATTGAGAAACAGCAACATTTATTATTAAATGCTTCTGAAATCTTAAACCAAATCTACATGGCAGAATCTGCAATTTTAAGAGCTGAAAAACACTTCTCTGCTGATTCTGTAGAAGCTGCAATGGCTCAGTTAAACCTTTACAAAGCAATTGACAAAATCATTGCTGCTGCAAAAGAAGGAATTGTTTCTTTCGCTGAAGGTGACGAACAGAGAATGATGCTTTCAGGATTGAGAAGATTTACAAAATATACAAACAGTCCGAATGTAGTGGCGTTAACTGAAAAAGTAGCTGCTCATTATATTGAAAAAGGAAACTATTAATAACTTCCTTTATTTATATCAAAAAAAATCCCGAAAATTATTTTCGGGATTTTTTTTAAAATTTCTTTTTGTCCGATTTCGTTAATCTCGTTGAAATTTTCTTTTGGGTTTACACCATATTGATTAGCTCCAGGAGTTCCTTCTGTTGCACAAAGTACAATTAACCAAATTGCTCCAACGATTGGTATGAAAGCAATAAAAAACCACCATCCGCTTTTATCAATATCGTGCATTCTTCGAACAAATACGGCTAAACCAGGGATAAAAACCGCTAATGAATAAATTAAATAAATAAATACATATGGACTTTCCGAATTAAATTTTAATCCCAAAATATTGTCCAAAATTGTTGCAATAAGTAAGAAAATCATATTGAATAAAAGATACATCCAATATTCTGTTCTTCTTGCTCTTCCGCTAAAATCAGCGTACTGGTTTAATACTTTTAAGTACCATTTCATAGTTTTAGTTTTTTATTGTTAAACTCAAAAATAGATTTTTTTTTGATTTAACTAAAACTTTTTTTCAAAAATGTAATAATTAAACCTTATCAGTTGTCTTATAATATACTTGGAGTTTTAAGCCAATTTAAATTATTAAATCTGATAAAAATTTAAAACAATGAAAAAGCTATTATTAATCCCAATATTAAGTTCTATCTCATTTTCAGCACAGGTTTCTCCCAGAATACCTTTAAAAATTGATTCTATAAAGTTTCCGAAAATTGAAAAACCATTTATTGTAACACCTTTAGATGTATCAAAGTTTGATAGTTCTATTGCTAAATTGTATAAAATGCCTGTTGCAAAGCCGAAAAATCCTGAAATTTATTCCAGCTTAAAAGCTCCTAAAAAAGATACTACATTACATAAAATGCCCAATCTGCTAGATGTAGCAAAACCACCAAAATTAAGCGTAAAATAAATTTAGCAATAATTCTGATTGTTGATAAAATCTCTTAAAATTTTTATCAAAAACTATCAAGTTTTTCTAAGCTGTTTTATATTTTTGTATTCTATTTTTTCAAAAAGAATGACAAAAGAAGAACTTTTAAATAAAGCTATAAAAATTGCCGATAAAGCACATAAAGGGCAAAAAGATAAATATCATGCGCCCTACATTGCTCACGTAATGCGTGTGATGGAATACGGTAAAACAATGGACGAAAAAATCGTTGGTGTTTTGCACGATGTGGTGGAAGATCATCCTGAAGAATTCAGCTTTGAATATTTAAGATCTGAAGGTTTTCCTGAGTATATACTTTTTGCAATAAGCTGCCTTACAAAATTTGATCCCGAAGAAGTTTATGATGATTTCGTGAAAAGAACCGAAAGATCTCCTCTTGCTGTTGCGGTAAAACTCAACGACCTTCGTGATAATATGGATTTGAGAAGAGTAAACAGGGAGTTAACTTCAAAAGACATTCACCGTTTCAATAAATATTTGAAAGCGTACCGATATTTATCAGAGAAATATTAGATTAATCTGCTCCCGGGAAATGATACGTTTTGTTGTCGTTGTCGGTATCGTCGATATTGATGTTTAAAGCAAAGTAAACAAAATGGACGTTTTTATTTCCTTTTGCTTCGAATTCTCTCTGCCATAAATAACCGCCAAGAATACCGAAATTTTCATCGATTTGGTATCCAAAACCGCCATAAACTCTGTTTCTTGCAAATGAAGGTTTCATTGGTGTAACGACAAAAACTTCATCGTAAACGTTTGCGAAAACTGTTCCCGGTGCAATTTTTTTGGCATTTAAAGGAACCGAAACATTCAGACGGTAACGGTAACGCATTCTCTCTGAATTCTTATCAGTTTGTGGTTCATAGAACCATGATTTTTCTGCACGGAATCTGTTTTCAAACTTTACAATTCCTTTTTTGAAATCAATTACATCCTGCAACCAAACACGGAATTCTTCTTTGTTAATTGCGTGATCTTTGTAAGTTGCATATCGTCCTAATCCGATGAACGGTTTATGATTTTTGGTAAGGTTATATCCTAAACCTCCTTTTATTTCGTAATAATCAGGATAAGTATAGTCTTCAATACCTCTCAATTGTCCTTCTGCATAAAGGAAAAATTTTGGATGGAACTTATAGGTCAATGTCAAAGCGTTAAAAGAGGAAATATGTTCCTGTGCTTTGAAAATGCTTAAACTAAAAAGTAGGCTTATGCTTAAAATAAGTTTCATCCAAAAAAATTTTTGCAAAATTATATCATTTAACGATTCGGTAATATTAAGTTTACTTAATATTAATATTGTAAGAAAAACCAATATGAAACCACCTTTGAGGCATCGGTACACCAAAAGTTTCCGTGTATTCTGAATCGGTCACGTTATTGATTAACGCATATACAGAAAAGTCTTTTTTATTAAAGCTTAGCTTTTCATCTAACAAATGATAACTTCCCAAATTCATTCTGTCGTTGTATCGGTAAACCAATTCGTTGGTAAAATATTTAAGGAATTTTGTCTGAAGCTTTGCTACAAACTGATGTTTCAGATTATCTAATGCATAACGTGAGTTAAGGTCATTTAAATCTTTCAATTTATTATCAATATACGTGTAACCCAAAGTATATTTCATCCAATCAAAAACTTTATGATCGATTTCTACTTCAATCCCTTTTATTTCTTTATTTCCGATATTTCTTGAGTACCAAACCGGATCTTGCAGAGAATTTTTAATCCAGTCAATAGAATTATTAGAATCTCTGTAGAAACCGCTGAATTTTGCTAAAATACCTTTGTTTTGGTATTGATATCCAACTTCCGCATAAACCGCATTTTCAGGTAAAAGATTAGGATTTCCCTGCTCTGTTTTGCTTATGTAATACAAATCGGTAAAAGTAGGAACTCGGTGAACTTTTGAAATACTTCCAAAAACTTTATTATTCTGATAGAATGTGTAACCAACGTCTAAACCAGGGTAAAAGAAATTACCGTTGGTAGAATAATTTGCCCAGGAAGCTCCCGGACTGATGTTTAGTTTTTTATCAAAAAAAGAAAAATGATGCTCAAAGAAAACCTGTGTTACGAAACGTTCTCTGTCGCCCAAATTATTACTTGCCAAGAATTCTTTTCTTAACTCTACGCCTAAACCTGTAGTTCCTAAACTTGATTGATAACTCGAATTCACTTCTCCGCCCACATTATTTCCGATGTGCATGTTTCTGTAGATTTCAGGTTTTTCTCTGTTAAACAGATACATATCCTGTCCTCTTCTCCAGTAAACATTAGAATTAAGTTTCAGTTTTCCGAAAGTTTGCTGATGGGCAACACTTAAAATAGAAGCTTGTAATTCTTCGTACTGTTCAGTTGCTGCTGGTGAAGAATAAAATCCGTTGGCTCCGAATTTCTTTTCAGAAAAACCAGCCTGTAATCTGATGTCACCATTTTTTATTTTCAACTGATTTTGGTAGAAAACATTTCTGATTTCAAAATCGGTATTATGTCTGTAACCTTGCGAAGAATTTGAATTGGTCTGTAAAGAATTTGAAAATTTTTCGTTCCCAATATTCGCATTAAATCCAAAACCATACGTTTCATAATCACCTGCATTGGCGCTGATTTTCACATTTTTCCCAACGTGAGTTTTAGTGATAATATTGATGGCTCCTGCGTAAGCATTTTGCCCGAATCTTCTTGCTGAAGGTCCTTTAATAACTTCTATTCTTTCAACATTATCCAAATCAACAGGAACGTTTAATGAATTATGACCCGTTTGTGAGTCATTCATCCTGATTCCATTAACTAGAATTAAAACCTGTTCAAAATTACTTCCACGGAAACCAACATCACTCTGCACTCCATTTGCTCCTCTCCTTCTAATGTCCATTCCGGGAATCTGCTGAAGAATTTCATCAATACTTGCAGCCGGAGAATTTAGAATTTCGTCCCTTGTAATTACAGAAATATTCTGATTGGCATTTTTATAGGTAGTTGCAATAAATTTCCCCTGAATTTCAACAGAATCGATTTCCGAAGTTTTCACCTGTGCGCTGAGTGCACAAAACGTAGCAAGAAAAAATACAGTTCCGAACTTCTTGTTCATAATACTTGTTGGTTTATTTTTGAAGTTTCCAAAATTAAGAGTCTTTAACAAGACCAAAAAATGATAGATATCATAAAAAAAGATGCATATGAATGCATCTTTCATGGCCATAGAAACCTTTTTTATCTTTTTTTCATTAAATGTGTAATAAAATGTCTGAAGAGTGTTCTCATTTTTATTACTATTTTGTTGGTGCAATTTTACAAGAAAAATATTTATAAAACAAGAGCTATTGTTAAAAAAATGAAACGTTTTTATGTTAATTTATTATAAAAAATAGTAGAGATTTATTTATAGTGATTTAAATTATTCTCATTCAAATTAATAAAATAGTAAAAGATAATTCTTATGAGAAAATCCAGCGAAAATTCGTATTTTTGTTAGTCTTAATTTTACTATGGCTTCAACAACAGAAATAGATATTAAAAAACAGGTTTTCGTTAAAAATGCACATCTTAACAACCTGAAACACATTGATGTTTTAATCCCGAAAAATAAACTGATCGTCATTACTGGGGTTTCCGGAAGCGGAAAATCTTCATTGGCTTTTGATACAATTTATGCTGAAGGACAGAGACGATATGTAGAAAGTCTGAGTTCTTATGCACGTCAGTTTTTAGGTAAATTAGAAAAACCAAAAGTTGATGACATCAAAGGTTTGGCTCCTTCAATTGCTATTCAGCAGAAAGTAATTTCTTCAAATCCAAGATCCACGGTAGGAACTTCTACAGAAATCTATGATTATATGAAGCTTCTTTTTGCGCGAATCGGTAAAACTTTTTCTCCGGTTTCGGGTGAAGAAGTGAAAAAAGATTCGGTAACAGATGTGATAGATTTTATTAAGAATTCAGAAAATAATGTTCCGTTTTTACTGACAGCGCCGTTAAATTTTGATGTTGAAAGCTTTACAGATACTTTAAATGTTTTAAAACTGGCCGGTTTCACAAGATTAGAAGTCAACGGAAATCTTGCCGGAATTGAAGATCTGGAAAGTTTTGGTTTCACTCCCGAAAAAGGAATGGAAATCAATTTAGTGATCGACCGTTTTTCGTATGAAGAAGATGAAAGTTTCCTTCAGCGATTGGCAGATTCTATTCAGATGGCTTTTTATGAAGGTCACGGCTATTGTTCTTTAAAAAATACAGAAACCGGAACTGTAAAAAACTTTTCAAATAAATTTGAGCTCGACGGAATAGAATTTCTTGAGCCTAATGTTCATTTTTTTAGTTTTAATAATCCTTTTGGAGCTTGCCCAACTTGTGAAGGTTACGGAAAAGTAATCGGAATTGATGAAGATCTTGTTATTCCAAATAAAGCTTTATCAATTTTTGAAGATGCTGTAGCTTCCTGGAAAGGTGAAACAATGAGCGAATGGAAAAAAGATTTCATTAAAAAAGCTAAAGACTTCCCTATTCATAAGCCTTATCATCAATTAACCAAAGAGCAGAAAAATTATCTTTGGAAAGGTGATGGTAAAAGCACGTTCCCTTCTTTGAATAATTTCTTCAAAATGCTTGAAGAAAATTTATATAAAATTCAGTATCGTGTCATGTTATCGCGTTACCGTGGTAAAACGCTTTGCCCGACTTGTGAAGG
Coding sequences within it:
- a CDS encoding 3-hydroxyacyl-CoA dehydrogenase/enoyl-CoA hydratase family protein, encoding MKRRIKHVTVLGSGIMGSGIAAHFANIGVQVSLLDIVPFELNEAEQKKGLTKDDKAVRNRIASENFEKLKKSSPALLYSPKFAERIKVGNFDDDLAKIKDTDWIIEVVVEKLDIKKSVYEKIEQFRKPGTLVSSNTSGIPINMLVEGRSDDFKHYFAGTHFFNPVRYLPLLEIIPTKDTSPEIIDFYMSYGAKFLGKTTVLAKDTPAFIANRIGVFSMMDLLHNVQKLGLNVSDVDKLTGPVIGRPKSATFRTADVVGLDTLVMVANGVRQSGAETNDFNNVFALPDYIQKMVDNKWLGSKTEQGFYKKVKGADGKSEIHGLNLDTLEYELQGKSSFPTLELTKNIDKPIDRFKILIGGKDKAGELYRKSLGALFAYVSHKVPEISDEVYKIDDAMRAGFGWENGPFEIWDAVGVQKGVELATEAGYEVSDWVKNVESFYKVNEDGQSIYVDKNSGEYNKIPGQDAFIILDNIRKNKTLWSNSGSSIEDLGDGIINFEIRSKMNSLGGEVLDGLNRAIDLAEKEYDGLVIGNQGTNFSVGANLAMILMMAIEQDWDDLNMAIAYFQKSMMRVRYSSIPVVVAPHGMTLGGGCEMTMHADRVVAAAETYIGLVETGVGVIPGGGGTKEFALRTSREFHSDDVKNNRLREAFMNIAMGKVATSAYEAYDMGILEKGKDIVVVDKKRQIAEAKKVAKLLAEQGYTQPIEQTVKVLGKDALGMFYVGTDQMLTGNFISAHDKKIADKLANVLVGGNLSEPTVVTEQYLLNLERETFLQLCGERKTLERIQFMLQKGKPLRN
- a CDS encoding four helix bundle protein; the protein is MHNFRDLEVWTKSMKLCKIFYSASNNFPKDEMFGLTSQSRRSLYSIPSNIAEGAGRDTNAQFSHFLNIALGSSFEFETQILIANDLGFLKIDDFNIIYSQIKHIQNMLAKLKQKFNT
- a CDS encoding TonB-dependent receptor plug domain-containing protein, yielding MNKKFGTVFFLATFCALSAQVKTSEIDSVEIQGKFIATTYKNANQNISVITRDEILNSPAASIDEILQQIPGMDIRRRGANGVQSDVGFRGSNFEQVLILVNGIRMNDSQTGHNSLNVPVDLDNVERIEVIKGPSARRFGQNAYAGAINIITKTHVGKNVKISANAGDYETYGFGFNANIGNEKFSNSLQTNSNSSQGYRHNTDFEIRNVFYQNQLKIKNGDIRLQAGFSEKKFGANGFYSSPAATEQYEELQASILSVAHQQTFGKLKLNSNVYWRRGQDMYLFNREKPEIYRNMHIGNNVGGEVNSSYQSSLGTTGLGVELRKEFLASNNLGDRERFVTQVFFEHHFSFFDKKLNISPGASWANYSTNGNFFYPGLDVGYTFYQNNKVFGSISKVHRVPTFTDLYYISKTEQGNPNLLPENAVYAEVGYQYQNKGILAKFSGFYRDSNNSIDWIKNSLQDPVWYSRNIGNKEIKGIEVEIDHKVFDWMKYTLGYTYIDNKLKDLNDLNSRYALDNLKHQFVAKLQTKFLKYFTNELVYRYNDRMNLGSYHLLDEKLSFNKKDFSVYALINNVTDSEYTETFGVPMPQRWFHIGFSYNINIK
- a CDS encoding DUF2490 domain-containing protein, giving the protein MKLILSISLLFSLSIFKAQEHISSFNALTLTYKFHPKFFLYAEGQLRGIEDYTYPDYYEIKGGLGYNLTKNHKPFIGLGRYATYKDHAINKEEFRVWLQDVIDFKKGIVKFENRFRAEKSWFYEPQTDKNSERMRYRYRLNVSVPLNAKKIAPGTVFANVYDEVFVVTPMKPSFARNRVYGGFGYQIDENFGILGGYLWQREFEAKGNKNVHFVYFALNINIDDTDNDNKTYHFPGAD
- a CDS encoding acyl-CoA dehydrogenase family protein, which produces MSNIVKGGEFLIKEIPANEIFSLEELSEEQKMLRDSAKEFIDREVIPHHDRFEKKDYALTEETMRNLGEMGLLGITVPEEYGGLGMGFVSTMLACDYVSGGNGSLATAYGAHTGIGTLPTLLYGSEELKKKYLPDLATGTKFGAYCLTEPDAGSDANSGKTRAKLSEDGKHYIINGQKMWISNAGFADTFTFFAKIDDDKNITGFVINRSELENPESLTFGEEEHKLGIRSSSTRQVFFNDMKIPVENMLGERNNGFKIALNALNVGRIKLAAANLDGQRRILNHSIQYSNERKQFGVSISTFGAIRKKIAEMSTGVFVSEAGSYRLAKNVEDKITELVAGGMDHQQAELKGVEEFAVEASILKVFVSDLTQNTADEGIQIYGGMGFSEDTPMESAWRDARIGRIYEGTNEINRLLAVGMLIKRAMKGELDLLSPAMAISKELMGIPSFEVPDYSAFMSEEKAIIANLKKVFLMVSGAALQKYMMDIEKQQHLLLNASEILNQIYMAESAILRAEKHFSADSVEAAMAQLNLYKAIDKIIAAAKEGIVSFAEGDEQRMMLSGLRRFTKYTNSPNVVALTEKVAAHYIEKGNY
- a CDS encoding four helix bundle protein is translated as MSFREDNLIQIKTFEFSLRIIKFYTQCKTQNEFILSKQILRCGTSIGANVEEAIAAQSKKDFISKLSIANKEARETRYWLRLYQSSNLVQIEIYSYLKEIESIINILTKIIKTSSENL
- a CDS encoding phosphohydrolase, translating into MTKEELLNKAIKIADKAHKGQKDKYHAPYIAHVMRVMEYGKTMDEKIVGVLHDVVEDHPEEFSFEYLRSEGFPEYILFAISCLTKFDPEEVYDDFVKRTERSPLAVAVKLNDLRDNMDLRRVNRELTSKDIHRFNKYLKAYRYLSEKY
- a CDS encoding DUF805 domain-containing protein, with amino-acid sequence MKWYLKVLNQYADFSGRARRTEYWMYLLFNMIFLLIATILDNILGLKFNSESPYVFIYLIYSLAVFIPGLAVFVRRMHDIDKSGWWFFIAFIPIVGAIWLIVLCATEGTPGANQYGVNPKENFNEINEIGQKEILKKIPKIIFGIFFDINKGSY
- a CDS encoding thiolase family protein; this encodes MKQAYIVKGFRTAVGKAPKGSLRFTRPDVMAATVIEKLMAELPQLDKNRIDDLIVGNAMPEAEQGLNVARLISLMGLNTDKVPGVTVNRYCASGSEAIAIASAKIQAGMADCIIAGGTESMSYIPMGGYKPVPETDIAKTNPDYYWGMGYTAEEVAKQYNITREEQDQFAFESHMKALKANAEGKFANQIVSIPVEYNFLDENQKMQTKKFDFSVDEGPRADTSLAGLSKLRPVFANGGSVTAGNSSQMSDGAAFVMVMSEEMVKELGLEPEARLVAYAAAGLEPRIMGMGPIYAIPKALKQAGLELKDIELIELNEAFASQSVAIKKELGLNPDILNVNGGAIALGHPLGCTGTKLTVQLLDEMRKRGNKYGMVSMCVGTGQGAASIFELL